In Tribolium castaneum strain GA2 chromosome 4, icTriCast1.1, whole genome shotgun sequence, one DNA window encodes the following:
- the LOC657070 gene encoding phosphoglycerate mutase 2, whose amino-acid sequence MEKLVSRKLPKLSQFLVNYSTMAPYKIVMVRHGESEWNQKNLFCGWYDAKLSEKGKQEAANAGKTLKDAGYKFDQAYTSVLSRAQDTLQIILKTLNQCDIPIQTTWRLNERHYGALTGLNKTETAAKYGEQQVAIWRRSFDVPPPPMENDHPHYKDIVCDPRYKNGPPPEQFPKFESLKLTIERTLPFWNETIVPQIKAGKRILIAAHGNSLRGIVKHLDQLNDEQIMGLNLPTGIPFVYMLQENMKPAQGGSLQFLGDPETVKKAMEAVANQGKAK is encoded by the coding sequence ATGGAAAAACTCGTGTCACGTAAATTACCCAAACTGTCACAATTTCTAGTAAATTACAGTACAATGGCACCGTATAAAATCGTAATGGTCCGTCACGGCGAATCAGAATGGAAccaaaaaaaccttttttgtGGTTGGTACGACGCAAAATTGAGCGAAAAAGGTAAACAAGAAGCGGCAAACGCCGGCAAAACCCTCAAAGACGCCGGCTATAAATTCGACCAAGCTTACACTTCGGTCCTAAGTCGAGCACAAGACACTCTTCAGATTATCTTAAAAACGCTAAATCAATGCGATATTCCCATTCAAACGACATGGCGTCTCAATGAGCGTCATTACGGCGCATTAACCGGCCTTAACAAAACTGAAACTGCCGCCAAATACGGCGAACAACAAGTGGCCATTTGGAGGCGGAGTTTTGACGTACCGCCGCCCCCCATGGAAAATGACCATCCACACTATAAAGACATCGTATGCGATCCGAGATACAAAAACGGACCGCCTCCTGAACAATTCCCCAAATTTGAATCGCTCAAATTGACAATTGAACGAACTTTGCCCTTTTGGAACGAAACTATTGTACCACAAATTAAAGCCGGGAAAAGAATTCTGATTGCAGCGCACGGAAATAGTCTAAGAGGAATCGTCAAACATTTAGATCAACTTAATGATGAACAAATAATGGGACTTAATCTACCGACTGGAATTCCATTCGTTTATATGCTGCAAGAGAACATGAAACCAGCACAGGGAGGcagtttgcaatttttaggCGATCCAGAAACGGTCAAGAAGGCCATGGAAGCCGTAGCCAACCAAGGAAAAGCCAAATAA
- the Nubpl gene encoding iron-sulfur cluster transfer protein NUBPL, with amino-acid sequence MVAQLFTKMATFKIPFKNTVLFSNTFFKTFNRTHLTQHQTKILGKGLPVKKPIEGVKHTILVSSGKGGVGKSTTSVNLAAALKFAYPDKNIGLLDCDVFGPSIPLMMNLHETPLLNDKNQMLPLTNYGIKCMSMGFLIAEGTPVIWRGLMVMQALEKLLRQVYWGRIDYLIVDTPPGTGDTHLSLVQNIPISGVILITTPQLAALDVTKRGAAMYKKLSVPIIGLVENMSSVTCPSCHNTVQIFGAGTSNLANEIGTDIIQSFPLDQNISSSTDQGTPTVIKYPRSCQTDLFVNLAKKVVDFLERNNE; translated from the exons ATGGTAGCGCAGCTATTTACTAAAATGGCAACTTTTAAAATACCGTTTAAAAACACGGTTCTTTTTAGTAATACCTTTTTTAAG acTTTTAATCGTACGCATTTAACACAACACCAGACAAAAATACTAGGTAAAGGTCTTCCGGTGAAAAAGCCAATTGAAGGGGTCAAACACACAATTTTAGTGTCGTCTGGGAAAGGGGGTGTTGGTAAAAGCACGACTtcag taaatctTGCAGCTGCGCTAAAATTTGCATATCCAGATAAGAATATTGGTTTGTTGGATTGTGATGTGTTTGGTCCTTCAATTCCTTTAATGATGAATCTGCACGAAACACCTTtattaaatgataaaaatcaaatgttGCCCCTTACGAATTACGGCATAAAATG TATGTCAATGGGTTTTTTGATAGCTGAAGGTACGCCTGTGATTTGGAGAGGTCTTATGGTGATGCAAGCTTTAGAGAAATTGTTGAGACAAGTTTATTGGGGGCGTATTGATTATCTAATTGTGGACACGCCTCCAGGGACTGGCGATACTCATCTCTCATTGGTTCAAAATATTCCAATATCGGGCGTCATTCTTATTACAACGCCACAATTGGCTGCTCTTGACGTCACAAAACGCGGAGCTGCgatgtataaaaaattatccgTTCCTATTATTGGTTTAGTGGAAAATATGTCGTCAGTGACTTGTCCTTCTTGTCATAACACTGTTCAAATTTTCGGAGCGGGAActtcaaatttggccaatGAAATAGGTACTGACATTATTCAAAGCTTTCCATTGGACCAGAATATTTCGTCAAGTACTGATCAAGGTACGCCCACTGTGATAAAATATCCGCGTAGTTGTCAAACTGATTTGTTTgtaaatttagcaaaaaaagttgtagattTTTTGGAACGAAACAATGAATAg
- the Uck gene encoding uridine-cytidine kinase isoform X1 — protein MLKISAFCFAKSRLNVLKEMRNIFHRKIFTKMCDAKLNGKVNGLDGKTPFLIGVSGGTASGKSTVCKRIMEKLGQVDVDHTQRQVVCISQDSFYRDLTPSEIQKAEKGLFNFDHPDAFNESLMKETLMDILAGKIVQIPTYDYKNHSLRKDEIITIYPADVVLFEGILVFYFPEVRKLFHMKLFVDTDSDTRLARRVPRDINERGRDLEQVLCQYMNFVKPAFEEFCSPTKKFADVIIPRGADNTVAIELIVQHIREILSNRQRASEERIVQVAAAAVNLTPVHSPAKKVNSGGDGQFKRPH, from the exons ATGTTGAAAATTTCAGCTTTCTGCTTTGCAAAATCAAGACTAAATGTGCTAAAGGAAATGCGCAACATTTTTCATAG gaaaatatttacgaaaaTGTGTGATGCAAAACTAAATGGGAAAGTAAATGGGTTGGACGGAAAAACGCCGTTTTTGATCGGTGTTTCAGGTGGTACCGCTAGTGGCAAG AGTACCGTTTGTAAACGTATTATGGAGAAACTAGGGCAGGTGGATGTTGACCACACACAGAGAcaagttgtttgcatttcgcAGGATAGTTTTTACAGGGATTTAACCCCCAGTGAGATACAGAAAGCTGAAAAGGGGCTGTTCAATTTTGATCACCCTGACGCTTTCAATGAAAGCTTGATGAAGGAGACTCTGATGGATATTTTAGCGGGAAAAATAGTCCAAATTCCGACTTACGACTACAAAAATCATTCCTT ACGTAAGGATGAAATTATAACTATATATCCAGCGGACGTTGTGCTGTTTGAGGGAATCttggtgttttattttccaGAGGTTCGCAAATTATTCCACATGAAATTGTTTGTGGACACTGATTCTGATACAAGATTGGCCAGAAGag TTCCAAGAGATATTAATGAACGTGGACGCGATCTGGAACAAGTTTTGTGCCAATACAtgaattttgtaaaaccaGCATTTGAGGAGTTTTGCTCACCT ACGAAAAAATTCGCTGATGTTATAATTCCAAGGGGGGCGGATAATACAg TGGCCATCGAGTTAATTGTGCAACATATCAGAGAAATTTTAAGTAACAGACAAAGGGCATCTGAGGAAAGAATTGTTCAAGTGGCTGCAGCTGCTGTAAATCTAACACCAGTGCATTCACCAGCCAAAAAAGTCAATTCTGGAGGAGACGGCCAATTTAAACGACCTCATTAA
- the LOC103312184 gene encoding uncharacterized protein LOC103312184 — protein MSSQAESRSPGHVGPQNKRPVILIYPTVSPETVVVPIISCILGFPLLALLVICCLRRRAKLAREQARRRNCDIEHGTFSIVRFSPIHYLGRSTRAVSLRSERAMSRGFPSLELDTVVEERSDPEPEATVIEMMTPDGDDSDR, from the exons ATGTCGAGTCAAGCGGAAAGTCGGTCCCCAGGCCACGTGGGACCGCAAAATAAACGGCCCGTAATCTTGATTTATCCAACTG TGTCACCGGAAACTGTAGTGGTGCCAATAATTTCCTGTATCTTGGGATTTCCTCTTCTCGCATTGTTAGTAATCTGTTGTTTGCGAAGAAGAGCCAAACTAGCTCGAGAACAAGCTCGCAGGCGCAACTGTGATATTGAACACGGTACATTCTCTATTGTCAGGTTCAGCCCAATACACTATTTAG GGCGTTCAACACGAGCTGTTTCGCTAAGATCCGAAAGGGCAATGAGTCGAGGTTTTCCCTCTCTAGAACTCGATACAGTCGTTGAAGAACGTTCGGATCCAGAACCGGAAGCTACAGTTATTGAAATGATGACACCTGATGGTGATGATTCAGACAGATAG
- the Surf4 gene encoding surfeit locus protein 4 homolog: MNIPNEYISSAEDVADQVIRKLKHILPTVARLCLISTFLEDGLRMWFQWSEQREYMDMSWGCGKFLATIFVLVNLIGQLGGCVMVIIRYKVAIACGVLFFIVVLQTLAYSILWDLQFLFRNLALIGALLLVLAESRGEAKSLFAGVPSLGENKPKNYLQLTGRILLAFMFITLIRFELSFLQILLDLLGSALMVLVTVGYKTKLSALILVLLLTTLNFYHNAWWNIPSYKPLRDFLKYDFFQTLSVIGGLLMIVYLGPGGVSMDEHKKRW, translated from the exons ATGAATATTCCAAATGAATACATTTCAAGTGCCGAAGATGTAGCAGATCAG GTCATCAGAAAACTAAAACATATTCTTCCAACTGTCGCTCGTTTATGTCTCATTTCAACATTTTTGGAGGATGGTTTACGAATGTGGTTCCAATGGTCCGAACAAAGGGAATACATGGACATGTCATGGGGTTGTGGCAAATTTCTAGccactatttttgttttagtcAATTTGATTGGTCAGTTAGGAGGTTGTGTGATGGTCATTATAAGATACAAAGTAGCTATTGCGTGTGgtgtacttttttttattgttgttttacaa ACTTTAGCATACAGCATACTATGGGATTTGCAATTCTTATTCAGAAATCTCGCTCTAATTGGTGCACTTTTACTAGTCTTGGCTGAGAGTAGGGGCGAAGCCAAGAGTTTATTTGCAGGTGTACCTTCATTAGGCGAAAACAAACCTAAAAATTACTTGCAACTGACAGGACGTATTTTACTCGCCTTCATGTTCATCACACTGATACGCTTTGAACTCAGCTTTTTACAG attttgTTGGATTTGTTGGGATCAGCACTTATGGTTTTAGTGACAGTAGGGTACAAAACGAAATTATCAGCGctaattttggttttgttacTCACAACGTTGAACTTTTATCATAATGCTTGGTGGAACATTCCGTCGTATAAGCCATTACGTGATTTTTTGAAGTATGACTTCTTCCAG ACTTTGTCGGTGATTGGTGGTCTTCTCATGATTGTATATTTAGGTCCAGGAGGGGTTTCAATGGACGAGCACAAAAAACGATGgtaa
- the Uck gene encoding uridine-cytidine kinase isoform X2: MLKISAFCFAKSRLNVLKEMRNIFHRKIFTKMCDAKLNGKVNGLDGKTPFLIGVSGGTASGKSTVCKRIMEKLGQVDVDHTQRQVVCISQDSFYRDLTPSEIQKAEKGLFNFDHPDAFNESLMKETLMDILAGKIVQIPTYDYKNHSLRKDEIITIYPADVVLFEGILVFYFPEVRKLFHMKLFVDTDSDTRLARRVPRDINERGRDLEQVLCQYMNFVKPAFEEFCSPTKKFADVIIPRGADNTVAIDLIVHHIWDILHGTERENNYKSIPSTQSRT, from the exons ATGTTGAAAATTTCAGCTTTCTGCTTTGCAAAATCAAGACTAAATGTGCTAAAGGAAATGCGCAACATTTTTCATAG gaaaatatttacgaaaaTGTGTGATGCAAAACTAAATGGGAAAGTAAATGGGTTGGACGGAAAAACGCCGTTTTTGATCGGTGTTTCAGGTGGTACCGCTAGTGGCAAG AGTACCGTTTGTAAACGTATTATGGAGAAACTAGGGCAGGTGGATGTTGACCACACACAGAGAcaagttgtttgcatttcgcAGGATAGTTTTTACAGGGATTTAACCCCCAGTGAGATACAGAAAGCTGAAAAGGGGCTGTTCAATTTTGATCACCCTGACGCTTTCAATGAAAGCTTGATGAAGGAGACTCTGATGGATATTTTAGCGGGAAAAATAGTCCAAATTCCGACTTACGACTACAAAAATCATTCCTT ACGTAAGGATGAAATTATAACTATATATCCAGCGGACGTTGTGCTGTTTGAGGGAATCttggtgttttattttccaGAGGTTCGCAAATTATTCCACATGAAATTGTTTGTGGACACTGATTCTGATACAAGATTGGCCAGAAGag TTCCAAGAGATATTAATGAACGTGGACGCGATCTGGAACAAGTTTTGTGCCAATACAtgaattttgtaaaaccaGCATTTGAGGAGTTTTGCTCACCT ACGAAAAAATTCGCTGATGTTATAATTCCAAGGGGGGCGGATAATACAg TGGCTATTGACCTTATAGTTCACCACATCTGGGATATTTTGCATGGGACTGAACGAGAAAATAACTACAAGTCCATTCCATCGACACAAAGTCGGACGTAA
- the LOC657474 gene encoding nonsense-mediated mRNA decay factor SMG7 isoform X2, translated as MGYKAAVQILKQAEDLKTKVLKKSDLLSDSQAWTDQQKLQNIYHQALVLDLEYALDKKVEQDLWNIGFKNHISVLQELTRDKKNVRRSECQALLTWCLEAASGFYLTLLHELCNVYDIDLPFRRRGNVYGETNSNELNLPQSSSCVYICQYCLVHLGDIARYRNQRKQAENFYKQAILVSPTSGHPYNQLALLEASQGDKLSTVFYYIRGIAVKNPFPASTTNLLSTLSSSLDKESPLEKIHSKITVTEFIQIFLCTHALLHTATDLNQAEVGVKSLNTTMTALVATQSFTREKLIKITAINLYALKHVTSTSLTDELTEDEKIVRQQILDLLAGSLSAFLIPVHTLKNDESLLDYYALPAVKLLTCWIMNESEILNEVVFTNRLQIWPSLCKLLNNVQQYMKNFDYTKYANVPLFEDKLLQGFRPLIKNFKELDFKAGVEDEKTDNLIRMQRLIDFGLFISKLDVNHTKLITTSTESDLINFEPGCIQPDPTNDLLEEMKSFHVTDISTIPNKKGFEKRGGILKPQGSLEKSREERELLSSGEQSLMSDLSNSSASSSSSKKDISKNKRSKQNIALQSIFKKLEENKQVKFKVEEKEKLVTFDTKPSPFNPPLRTQSFNQNHPAFPIPPPPPPSQPDYLNTLRNVTKPPQPNSFVFPPKTENPSMVPFQNNFNQRVYQFPGGNPYKMEETNSPWWPNTSQNYQQRPDSFVNYPFSNNMPYVPDYNKTQNNQAAGDMFNSPWNTFGRTNLLESNMNYENLSMRQTMLKEATPPSRPSHDNFMQNPTTSPGYSLFNTNTWTPNLVGQLRNNKAQDNQVSHLPQHSLFTGQGPQSLAQLLEQQQSQKSDV; from the exons ATGGGTTATAAAGCAGCTGTTCAAATTCTAAA ACAAGCCGAAGACTTAAAAACCaaggtattaaaaaaaagcgaTTTATTATCGGATTCGCAAGCATGGACGGACCAAcagaaattgcaaaatatttacCATCAAGCATTGGTACTTGATTTGGAATACGCTCTCGACAAGAAAGTGGAGCAAGACTTGTGGAACATTGGTTTTAAGAATCACATCTCGGTGTTACAAGAGTTGACTCGCGATAAAAAA aACGTCAGAAGATCTGAATGTCAGGCACTTTTAACTTGGTGTTTAGAAGCGGCTTCTGGGTTTTATTTGACACTTTTGCACGAATTGTGCAACGTATATGACATTGATTTACCGTTCAGAAGACGCGGAAATGTTTATGGggaaacaaattcaaatgaactCAATTTGCCTCAATCGTCCTCCTGTGTGTACATTTGCCAATACTGCTTGGTACATTTGGGAGATATTGCACGttatagaaaccaaagaaAGCAAgctgaaaatttttacaa gcAAGCAATTTTAGTTTCTCCAACTAGTGGTCATCCTTACAATCAGTTGGCTCTTTTGGAGGCAAGTCAAGGTGATAAATTATCAACTGTCTTTTATTACATTAGGGGCATTGCTGTGAAAAATCCCTTCCCAGCATCCACCACTAATCTATTAAGCACTTTAAGTTCGTCGCTTGATAAAGAAAG tccattagaaaaaattcacaGTAAAATAACGGTAACCgagtttattcaaatttttttgtgcacTCACGCCCTCTTGCACACTGCCACCGATTTAAACCAAGCTGAAGTCGGggttaaaagtttaaatacaACAATGACAGCTTTAGTAGCGACTCAAAGTTTTACAAGagagaaattaataaaaattactgcGATTAATTTGTACGCTTTAAAACATGTAACTTCAACATCACTCACTGATGAATTAACCGAAGATGAAAAAATTGTCAGACAACAAATTTTGGATTTGTTGGCTGGGTCTTTGAGCGCGTTTCTTATTCCAGTTCATACGCTAAAAAATGACGAAAGCTTGTTGGATTATTACGCACTTCCTGCAG tgaaACTTTTAACATGTTGGATTATGAACGAATCGGAAATTCTTAACGAAGTTGTTTTTACTAATCGGTTGCAAATTTGGCCCAGTTTGTGCAAACTTTTGAATAACGTACAGCAATACATGAAAAACTTTGACTACACCAAAT ATGCCAATGTGCCTCTGTTTGAAGATAAATTGTTGCAAGGCTTTCGgcctttgataaaaaatttcaaagagtTGGATTTTAAGGCGGGTGTCGAGGATgaaaaaactgataatttaATCCGAATGCAGCGTTTGATtgattttggtttatttatcAGCAAGTTGGATGTGAATCATACGAAATTAATTACGAC AAGTACCGAaagtgatttaattaattttgaaccTGGATGCATTCAGCCAGACCCAACTAATGACTTATTGGAGGAAATGAAATCATTTCATGTCACTGATATTTCAACAATTCCTAATAAAAAAG GTTTTGAAAAACGGGGCGGTATTTTAAAACCACAAGGTTCCTTGGAAAAATCGCGCGAAGAACGCGAATTATTATCATCGGGAGAACAAAGTCTCATGTCCGATTTAAGTAATTCAAGTGCGTCCTCAAGTAGTAGCAAAAAagacatttcaaaaaataaacgatcCAAGCAAAACATTGCTCTGCagtcgatttttaaaaaactggaagAGAATAAACAG gtgaaatttaaagttgaagaaaaagaaaaattggtGACTTTTGACACAAAGCCTTCTCCGTTTAATCCCCCTTTGCGAACCCAATCCTTCAACCAGAACCATCCAGCTTTCCCTAttcctcctcctcctcctcccAGCCAACCTGATTACCTCAATACTCTCCGGAACGTAACGAAACCTCCACAGCCAAATTCATTTGTTTTCCCTCCCAAAACTGAGAATCCATCAATGGTtccatttcaaaataatttcaatcaGCGTGTCTATCAATTTCCCGGGGGAAACCCCTACAAAATGGAGGAAACGAATTCGCCTTGGTGGCCCAACACGTCACAGAATTACCAACAACGACCTGATAGTTTCGTAAATTATCCCTTTAGCAATAATATGCCCTATGTGCCCGATTATAATAAGACGCAAAATAATCAAGCAGCCGGCGATATGTTTAATTCACCATGGAATACTTTTGGAAGGACTAACTTACTTGAAAGCAACatgaattatgaaaatttgtcGATGAGACAGACGATGCTTAAAGAGGCGACACCACCTTCAAGACCT agtcATGATAATTTCATGCAAAATCCCACAACATCTCCTGGTTATTCATTGTTTAATACCAACACTTGGACGCCGAATTTAGTTGGACAGTTGAGGAATAACAAGGCACAGGATAATCAAGTGAGTCATTTGCCTCAACATTCCTTGTTTACTGGACAAGGACCCCAATCGTTAGCCCAATTATTGGAACAGCAACAATCGCAAAAAAGTGATGTTTAG
- the ubl gene encoding ubiquitin-like protein 5: MIEITCNDRLGKKVRVKCNPDDTVGDLKKLIAAQTGTKWDKIVLKKWYTTFKDHIQLQDYEIHDGMNLELYYQ; this comes from the exons atgattgaaataacGTGCAACGACCGTTTGGGCAAAAAAGTGCGGGTTAAATGTAACCCTGATGATACTGTCggtgatttgaaaaaacttataGCTGCACAAACTGGCACTAAATGGGATAAGATTGTTCTGAAAAAATGGTACACCACGTTTAAAGATCACATTCAGCTTCAGGATT aTGAAATCCATGATGGGATGAATCTTGAACTGTATTATCAATaa
- the LOC657474 gene encoding nonsense-mediated mRNA decay factor SMG7 isoform X1, giving the protein MGYKAAVQILKQAEDLKTKVLKKSDLLSDSQAWTDQQKLQNIYHQALVLDLEYALDKKVEQDLWNIGFKNHISVLQELTRDKKNVRRSECQALLTWCLEAASGFYLTLLHELCNVYDIDLPFRRRGNVYGETNSNELNLPQSSSCVYICQYCLVHLGDIARYRNQRKQAENFYKQAILVSPTSGHPYNQLALLEASQGDKLSTVFYYIRGIAVKNPFPASTTNLLSTLSSSLDKESPLEKIHSKITVTEFIQIFLCTHALLHTATDLNQAEVGVKSLNTTMTALVATQSFTREKLIKITAINLYALKHVTSTSLTDELTEDEKIVRQQILDLLAGSLSAFLIPVHTLKNDESLLDYYALPAVKLLTCWIMNESEILNEVVFTNRLQIWPSLCKLLNNVQQYMKNFDYTKYANVPLFEDKLLQGFRPLIKNFKELDFKAGVEDEKTDNLIRMQRLIDFGLFISKLDVNHTKLITTSTESDLINFEPGCIQPDPTNDLLEEMKSFHVTDISTIPNKKGFEKRGGILKPQGSLEKSREERELLSSGEQSLMSDLSNSSASSSSSKKDISKNKRSKQNIALQSIFKKLEENKQVKFKVEEKEKLVTFDTKPSPFNPPLRTQSFNQNHPAFPIPPPPPPSQPDYLNTLRNVTKPPQPNSFVFPPKTENPSMVPFQNNFNQRVYQFPGGNPYKMEETNSPWWPNTSQNYQQRPDSFVNYPFSNNMPYVPDYNKTQNNQAAGDMFNSPWNTFGRTNLLESNMNYENLSMRQTMLKEATPPSRPVSLEKKNSHDNFMQNPTTSPGYSLFNTNTWTPNLVGQLRNNKAQDNQVSHLPQHSLFTGQGPQSLAQLLEQQQSQKSDV; this is encoded by the exons ATGGGTTATAAAGCAGCTGTTCAAATTCTAAA ACAAGCCGAAGACTTAAAAACCaaggtattaaaaaaaagcgaTTTATTATCGGATTCGCAAGCATGGACGGACCAAcagaaattgcaaaatatttacCATCAAGCATTGGTACTTGATTTGGAATACGCTCTCGACAAGAAAGTGGAGCAAGACTTGTGGAACATTGGTTTTAAGAATCACATCTCGGTGTTACAAGAGTTGACTCGCGATAAAAAA aACGTCAGAAGATCTGAATGTCAGGCACTTTTAACTTGGTGTTTAGAAGCGGCTTCTGGGTTTTATTTGACACTTTTGCACGAATTGTGCAACGTATATGACATTGATTTACCGTTCAGAAGACGCGGAAATGTTTATGGggaaacaaattcaaatgaactCAATTTGCCTCAATCGTCCTCCTGTGTGTACATTTGCCAATACTGCTTGGTACATTTGGGAGATATTGCACGttatagaaaccaaagaaAGCAAgctgaaaatttttacaa gcAAGCAATTTTAGTTTCTCCAACTAGTGGTCATCCTTACAATCAGTTGGCTCTTTTGGAGGCAAGTCAAGGTGATAAATTATCAACTGTCTTTTATTACATTAGGGGCATTGCTGTGAAAAATCCCTTCCCAGCATCCACCACTAATCTATTAAGCACTTTAAGTTCGTCGCTTGATAAAGAAAG tccattagaaaaaattcacaGTAAAATAACGGTAACCgagtttattcaaatttttttgtgcacTCACGCCCTCTTGCACACTGCCACCGATTTAAACCAAGCTGAAGTCGGggttaaaagtttaaatacaACAATGACAGCTTTAGTAGCGACTCAAAGTTTTACAAGagagaaattaataaaaattactgcGATTAATTTGTACGCTTTAAAACATGTAACTTCAACATCACTCACTGATGAATTAACCGAAGATGAAAAAATTGTCAGACAACAAATTTTGGATTTGTTGGCTGGGTCTTTGAGCGCGTTTCTTATTCCAGTTCATACGCTAAAAAATGACGAAAGCTTGTTGGATTATTACGCACTTCCTGCAG tgaaACTTTTAACATGTTGGATTATGAACGAATCGGAAATTCTTAACGAAGTTGTTTTTACTAATCGGTTGCAAATTTGGCCCAGTTTGTGCAAACTTTTGAATAACGTACAGCAATACATGAAAAACTTTGACTACACCAAAT ATGCCAATGTGCCTCTGTTTGAAGATAAATTGTTGCAAGGCTTTCGgcctttgataaaaaatttcaaagagtTGGATTTTAAGGCGGGTGTCGAGGATgaaaaaactgataatttaATCCGAATGCAGCGTTTGATtgattttggtttatttatcAGCAAGTTGGATGTGAATCATACGAAATTAATTACGAC AAGTACCGAaagtgatttaattaattttgaaccTGGATGCATTCAGCCAGACCCAACTAATGACTTATTGGAGGAAATGAAATCATTTCATGTCACTGATATTTCAACAATTCCTAATAAAAAAG GTTTTGAAAAACGGGGCGGTATTTTAAAACCACAAGGTTCCTTGGAAAAATCGCGCGAAGAACGCGAATTATTATCATCGGGAGAACAAAGTCTCATGTCCGATTTAAGTAATTCAAGTGCGTCCTCAAGTAGTAGCAAAAAagacatttcaaaaaataaacgatcCAAGCAAAACATTGCTCTGCagtcgatttttaaaaaactggaagAGAATAAACAG gtgaaatttaaagttgaagaaaaagaaaaattggtGACTTTTGACACAAAGCCTTCTCCGTTTAATCCCCCTTTGCGAACCCAATCCTTCAACCAGAACCATCCAGCTTTCCCTAttcctcctcctcctcctcccAGCCAACCTGATTACCTCAATACTCTCCGGAACGTAACGAAACCTCCACAGCCAAATTCATTTGTTTTCCCTCCCAAAACTGAGAATCCATCAATGGTtccatttcaaaataatttcaatcaGCGTGTCTATCAATTTCCCGGGGGAAACCCCTACAAAATGGAGGAAACGAATTCGCCTTGGTGGCCCAACACGTCACAGAATTACCAACAACGACCTGATAGTTTCGTAAATTATCCCTTTAGCAATAATATGCCCTATGTGCCCGATTATAATAAGACGCAAAATAATCAAGCAGCCGGCGATATGTTTAATTCACCATGGAATACTTTTGGAAGGACTAACTTACTTGAAAGCAACatgaattatgaaaatttgtcGATGAGACAGACGATGCTTAAAGAGGCGACACCACCTTCAAGACCTGTAAGTTtggagaaaaaaaat agtcATGATAATTTCATGCAAAATCCCACAACATCTCCTGGTTATTCATTGTTTAATACCAACACTTGGACGCCGAATTTAGTTGGACAGTTGAGGAATAACAAGGCACAGGATAATCAAGTGAGTCATTTGCCTCAACATTCCTTGTTTACTGGACAAGGACCCCAATCGTTAGCCCAATTATTGGAACAGCAACAATCGCAAAAAAGTGATGTTTAG